In the genome of Vibrio sp. NTOU-M3, one region contains:
- the cobA gene encoding uroporphyrinogen-III C-methyltransferase: MKKYNPSYGQVYLVGAGTGDASLLTLKAFRLLNHVDVVLYDHLVSKEILDCIPRKTRKICVGKRYGKCSNTQTEINERIKDYALAGMTVCRLKAGDPFIFGRGGEEAIYLRQYGINYEVVPGITAALGCCAYAGIPTTHRLISRGVTLITGHHCNDGSEPNWSALAAINHTMIFYMGIHKTKSIADNLITHGVTPDKPCAIISNGTRENQSTIITTLAGLYEICKTQNPALPAIIVVGDVVSLSESLEWFKPAAKFYCAHKVH; encoded by the coding sequence ATGAAAAAATATAATCCATCTTATGGTCAGGTTTACCTTGTTGGGGCCGGAACAGGCGATGCATCGCTCCTAACACTCAAAGCTTTTCGTCTGCTAAATCATGTCGATGTTGTGCTTTATGACCATCTGGTTTCGAAAGAAATATTAGATTGCATTCCACGCAAAACTCGAAAAATCTGTGTAGGTAAACGTTACGGTAAATGCTCGAACACGCAAACAGAAATCAACGAAAGAATCAAAGACTATGCGCTTGCTGGTATGACAGTGTGTCGCTTAAAAGCGGGCGACCCATTCATATTTGGCCGCGGCGGTGAAGAAGCAATTTACCTGAGACAGTATGGAATAAACTATGAGGTTGTTCCAGGCATCACGGCTGCACTTGGGTGCTGCGCTTATGCTGGAATACCTACCACCCATAGACTCATTTCCAGAGGCGTAACCTTAATAACGGGACACCATTGCAATGATGGTAGCGAACCGAACTGGAGCGCGCTAGCCGCCATCAATCACACCATGATTTTCTACATGGGAATTCATAAAACAAAATCAATTGCAGACAACCTCATTACTCATGGCGTCACTCCAGATAAGCCCTGCGCTATCATCAGCAATGGAACGCGAGAAAACCAAAGCACAATTATTACCACTCTAGCCGGACTCTATGAAATTTGTAAAACGCAAAACCCTGCACTACCAGCAATCATAGTGGTAGGAGACGTCGTTTCTTTGTCTGAATCACTCGAATGGTTTAAGCCCGCCGCCAAATTTTATTGTGCACACAAGGTTCACTAG
- the ppsA gene encoding phosphoenolpyruvate synthase, which produces MFLEKDMQKNTLWFNSLSMEDVDKVGGKNASLGEMVSNLANAGVSVPNGFATTSYAFNQFLDYEGLDNRIHQLLDELDVDDVEALRKTGAIIRQWVLEAPFPADLEQDIRDNYQTLIEGNEALSVAVRSSATAEDLPDASFAGQQETFLNVTGIDAVLEATKHVYASLFNDRAISYRVHQGFDHRGIALSAGIQRMVRSDKAASGVMFTIDTESGFDQVVFITSAWGLGEMVVQGAVNPDEFYVHKPLLEAGHNPILKKTFGSKLTKMIYSDRQEIGKQVEIVDTVADEQNQFSITEDEIKELAKQAVIIEKHYQRPMDIEWAKDGIDGKLYIVQARPETVCSQSEQNVIERYELNNKAEVLIEGRAIGQRIGSGVVRLVDSLDQMSLVQEGDVLVTDMTDPDWEPVMKKASAIVTNRGGRTCHAAIIARELGIPAIVGCGHATSSLKDGSVVTISCAEGETGYVYQGKLDFDIRRSSVEELPVLPTKVMMNVGNPDRAFDFAQIPNEGVGLARLEFIINKMIGIHPKALLNYAEQSEELQAEIAKRIRGYKDPIDFYVSKLTEGIATIAAAFWPKRVIVRMSDFKSNEYSNLVGGQSYEPHEENPMLGFRGASRYISPVFEDCFELETQAMKRVRNEMGLKNVEVMIPFVRTPSEAASVIDLLAKFGLRRGDQGLKVIMMCELPSNAVLADEFLKYFDGFSIGSNDMTQLTLGLDRDSGDVAHLFDERNPAVKAMLKMAIDAATKAGKYVGICGQGPSDHEDLAEWLMEQGISSVSLNPDTVIDTWLQLGKKQ; this is translated from the coding sequence ATGTTTCTGGAGAAAGACATGCAAAAGAACACCCTTTGGTTCAATAGCCTATCAATGGAAGATGTCGATAAAGTCGGCGGCAAAAACGCTTCTCTTGGTGAAATGGTATCTAACCTTGCTAACGCAGGCGTTTCTGTTCCCAATGGTTTTGCGACCACTTCCTATGCGTTTAACCAATTCCTTGATTACGAAGGATTAGACAATCGCATTCACCAATTGCTTGATGAACTGGACGTTGATGATGTGGAAGCTCTGCGTAAGACAGGTGCCATCATCCGTCAATGGGTTTTAGAGGCCCCCTTCCCAGCGGATCTTGAGCAAGATATCCGTGACAACTACCAAACACTTATTGAAGGTAATGAAGCACTTTCTGTGGCGGTTCGCTCATCCGCCACAGCAGAAGATTTACCCGATGCCTCTTTTGCTGGCCAGCAAGAGACGTTTCTCAACGTTACAGGCATTGATGCAGTCTTAGAAGCGACCAAACACGTCTACGCTTCCTTGTTTAATGACCGCGCCATTTCTTATCGCGTCCACCAAGGTTTTGATCATCGTGGTATCGCCTTGTCAGCGGGTATTCAGCGTATGGTACGCTCTGACAAAGCGGCCTCTGGTGTCATGTTCACCATCGATACTGAATCCGGGTTTGATCAGGTCGTCTTCATCACCTCTGCGTGGGGTTTGGGTGAAATGGTGGTGCAAGGTGCGGTTAACCCCGATGAATTCTATGTCCATAAACCGCTTCTTGAAGCAGGCCACAACCCTATTTTGAAAAAGACATTCGGTTCAAAGCTAACCAAAATGATCTATTCAGACCGCCAAGAAATTGGTAAGCAAGTGGAGATTGTCGACACTGTAGCCGATGAGCAAAACCAGTTCTCGATTACAGAAGACGAAATCAAAGAGCTGGCAAAACAAGCAGTGATCATCGAGAAGCACTACCAACGCCCGATGGATATTGAATGGGCAAAAGACGGTATCGACGGCAAGCTTTATATTGTGCAAGCTCGCCCTGAAACAGTCTGCTCCCAGTCGGAACAAAATGTCATCGAACGTTATGAGCTCAATAACAAAGCTGAAGTCCTGATTGAAGGCCGAGCCATTGGTCAGCGTATTGGCAGCGGCGTTGTCAGACTGGTTGACTCATTAGATCAAATGTCGTTAGTACAAGAAGGTGATGTTCTTGTCACCGACATGACCGACCCTGACTGGGAACCTGTCATGAAAAAGGCTTCTGCCATTGTCACAAACCGTGGCGGGCGAACTTGTCATGCCGCTATCATTGCGCGTGAACTGGGTATCCCAGCCATCGTGGGCTGTGGCCATGCAACCTCAAGCTTGAAAGATGGCTCTGTTGTCACGATTTCTTGTGCTGAAGGTGAAACAGGTTACGTTTATCAAGGCAAACTGGATTTCGATATCCGCCGTTCATCGGTTGAAGAACTGCCTGTACTTCCAACCAAAGTCATGATGAATGTGGGTAACCCAGATCGTGCTTTTGATTTTGCCCAAATTCCAAACGAAGGGGTTGGTTTGGCTCGACTGGAATTTATCATCAATAAGATGATAGGTATTCATCCCAAAGCGCTGCTCAACTATGCTGAGCAAAGCGAAGAGCTTCAGGCTGAAATTGCCAAACGCATTCGTGGTTACAAAGACCCTATCGACTTCTACGTAAGTAAACTGACCGAAGGCATCGCAACTATTGCGGCAGCTTTTTGGCCTAAACGTGTCATCGTTCGTATGTCTGATTTTAAATCAAATGAATATAGCAATTTGGTTGGCGGACAAAGTTACGAGCCTCACGAAGAAAACCCAATGCTGGGTTTCCGCGGCGCTTCTCGCTACATTTCACCAGTATTCGAAGACTGTTTTGAGCTGGAAACACAAGCGATGAAACGTGTTCGAAATGAAATGGGCCTGAAAAACGTTGAAGTGATGATCCCATTTGTTCGCACCCCTAGTGAAGCGGCATCTGTCATTGATCTGCTTGCGAAGTTTGGTTTACGTCGTGGCGACCAAGGTTTGAAAGTCATCATGATGTGCGAGCTGCCTTCCAATGCCGTATTAGCCGATGAGTTCCTTAAGTATTTTGATGGTTTCTCCATTGGGTCGAATGACATGACACAACTAACACTAGGGCTTGATAGGGACTCAGGTGATGTCGCTCACCTCTTTGATGAACGCAACCCCGCCGTGAAAGCGATGCTCAAAATGGCCATCGACGCAGCAACCAAAGCTGGTAAATACGTAGGGATCTGCGGCCAAGGGCCATCGGATCACGAAGATTTAGCAGAATGGCTGATGGAACAAGGCATCAGCTCGGTATCTCTTAACCCTGACACAGTGATTGATACTTGGCTGCAGCTTGGGAAGAAGCAGTAA
- a CDS encoding pyruvate, water dikinase regulatory protein — MQMDIQSRDVFYVSDGTAITCETLGHVVLGQFPFVANEKTFPFIESVDKLSELLKEIEASFQKTGIKPLVFFSIVVPDIREQLLAAPAHFYDVLESLVQRVQDDIQMEPKPKLQRSRSVGKDTDTYFDRIAAIEYTLAHDDGVSLKGIEEADIILLGVSRSGKTPTSLYMAMQFGLRVVNYPFIDDDLRALKLLPEFEIHRYKLFGLTIDAERLTEIRENRLAGSDYASTEQCEHELASVEALFRREAIPYINTSSLSVEEISTRILEKAGLKRRLF; from the coding sequence ATGCAAATGGATATTCAAAGTCGTGATGTGTTCTATGTTTCTGATGGAACAGCAATCACATGTGAGACACTTGGTCACGTTGTTCTCGGGCAGTTTCCTTTTGTGGCAAACGAGAAAACCTTTCCATTTATCGAAAGTGTAGACAAGTTGTCTGAGCTGCTGAAAGAAATAGAGGCTTCATTTCAAAAGACGGGAATAAAGCCTTTGGTGTTTTTTTCGATTGTTGTTCCAGATATTCGGGAACAACTTCTTGCTGCTCCTGCGCACTTTTACGATGTGTTAGAAAGCTTAGTTCAACGCGTCCAAGACGACATCCAAATGGAGCCGAAACCTAAGCTTCAGCGTTCACGAAGTGTAGGAAAGGACACTGATACGTATTTTGACCGTATTGCCGCCATCGAATATACCTTGGCGCATGATGATGGGGTGTCGTTAAAAGGGATTGAAGAGGCCGATATCATTTTGCTTGGTGTCTCTCGAAGCGGAAAAACGCCAACAAGCTTATATATGGCAATGCAATTTGGCTTACGTGTGGTTAACTACCCGTTTATCGATGATGATTTAAGGGCGCTTAAGTTATTGCCTGAATTTGAGATTCATCGATACAAACTCTTTGGCCTGACTATTGATGCAGAGCGTTTAACGGAAATACGTGAAAACCGTTTGGCTGGGAGCGATTACGCAAGCACAGAGCAGTGTGAACATGAACTTGCTAGTGTAGAAGCGTTGTTTCGCCGAGAAGCGATTCCGTACATCAACACATCATCATTGTCGGTCGAAGAAATTTCAACACGAATACTCGAAAAAGCCGGATTAAAACGTCGATTGTTTTAA
- a CDS encoding dihydrofolate reductase family protein, whose protein sequence is MKNIVYIATSLDGYIAGENNQMDWLHDVPNPDGSDFGFADFMNSVDALIMGRNTFEMVLSFGVAWPYNKPVFVLTNTLKTVPEGYEDKVFLINGELKTVADRLNQQGYQSLYIDGGKTVQSFLKEDLIDEMIITTIPTILGKGIPLFSELAAPLKFKHVHAERLADHLVKNHYIRLR, encoded by the coding sequence ATGAAAAATATCGTATATATCGCAACCAGCTTGGATGGCTATATCGCTGGCGAAAACAATCAAATGGACTGGCTGCATGACGTACCAAACCCTGATGGTTCGGATTTTGGTTTTGCGGACTTTATGAATAGTGTCGATGCACTGATCATGGGAAGAAATACCTTTGAGATGGTATTAAGCTTTGGTGTTGCGTGGCCTTACAACAAGCCGGTGTTTGTATTAACTAATACGCTAAAAACAGTACCTGAAGGTTATGAAGACAAAGTCTTTTTAATCAACGGCGAATTAAAGACCGTTGCCGACCGTTTGAACCAGCAAGGTTACCAATCCCTATATATTGATGGTGGAAAAACGGTTCAAAGCTTCCTTAAGGAAGATTTGATTGATGAAATGATCATTACCACCATTCCGACCATCCTTGGTAAAGGCATTCCTTTGTTTAGCGAGCTAGCCGCTCCACTGAAATTCAAACATGTTCACGCAGAACGACTCGCCGACCACTTGGTTAAAAACCACTACATCCGCTTACGATAG
- the fdhF gene encoding formate dehydrogenase subunit alpha codes for MVQIVIDGKYRIIEEGQTLLEAAKVCGVEIPSLCGLNKTADKVPCDLCVVEVESGGIQRSCELQVYSGLSVITQSEALSERRRKALNRIMTDHYADCEAPCKTACPAGVDIQSYLYHIAQNDHQKAIEVIKRTLPMPLSIGRVCPAFCESECRRGLVDDSIAIRQLKRHAADADLAMQESYIPPKKADKGKRIAVIGSGPGGLTAGYYLSNEGYNVTVFESMPEAGGWLRYGIPEYRLPKSILDKEIELMCRNGMTVECNKKLGVDFTLSSLSEDYDAVCLAVGASKAVEMHYTGSDLEGCYLGVDYLKDYVTEHHYVTGKKVAIIGGGNTAIDCARTAVRDGADTTLIYRRTRDEMPAEDYEIEEAEHEGVKFHFLTNPVENIADEHGRVKEVRLERMKLGPADASGRRSPQTTGEFFTEAFDTVIAAVSQKPDLSFMENEALEIPLTRWNTADVNPDTMHSGVGNIFSIGDFRRGPATAVEAVGDGRVVAGAIDRFFNGDMENIPVTPFNARKEKKLKQLDPIQFENIQKIKRKIMPELTPEQRAQSFAEVELGFDNEEAMAEAARCLECGCQANTACDLRDYSTEYGAEQSFNHAVEIQSNEYWQAHRSKETRQKFEIDRSSEFIVFDANRCISCGQCVQACRDQSVHGILSFMTDKNGRPASRPECRPNFGANGTLMGDSNCVQCGACVQVCPTGAITDARDRAQGRIEHLKAVDTICTYCGVGCKLTMYVDEQDNRIRYVKGADSPVNEGMLCVKGRFGFDFIGSDARLTTPLIRKDGWLQPASWDEAIGLIAEKFTAIKQGFGGNALAGFSSAKTTNEDNYAFQKFIRRELGTNNVDHCARLCHASTVTGLEASLGSGAMTNDIPSIKHSDVIFIIGSDTTVAHPIIGSHIKQAVRHHGARLIVADPKRIDIADHAELYMAHRPGTDVMLLNGVMQQIIKNGWYDQDYIEERVDGFDTLLQEVMSPNYSLEKVELVTGVKAEDIFAMARMIGTAERTAVYYSMGITQHTTGHDNVRSIANLQLLCGNIGIEGGGINPLRGQSNVQGACDMGALPNNYPGYQKVYNPLIRQKFAMEWDAPDLPAESGLTLTEIIDAACKRDVRGLYVMGENPVLSDPNQAHVIEGLEALDFLVVQDIFLTETAQYADVVLPSCSFAEKSGHFTNTERRVQRVNPAVNPPGEAREDWRIIQSIAVAMGSDWHYKHVSEITNEIARVTPQYGGLRWENITIDGVQWPSNKNNPEGTRIMHRTQFTRGRGQMEAIPFRYAAELPDEEYPLVLTTGRVLEQFHTGTMTRKTQGLNNLAGPRAMISVADAEALGINNGQMLRVSTRRGEIEIAAFVTKRMQKGVIFIPFHFVESPVNRLTTTATDPHAKIPEFKVAAVKVEPLVSEPV; via the coding sequence ATGGTTCAGATAGTTATAGATGGTAAATACAGAATCATCGAAGAAGGCCAGACGTTACTGGAAGCGGCCAAGGTCTGTGGTGTTGAAATACCGTCGTTGTGTGGACTAAATAAAACGGCCGATAAAGTGCCGTGTGATTTATGCGTTGTCGAAGTGGAAAGCGGGGGCATCCAACGTTCGTGTGAGCTGCAAGTCTACAGTGGCTTGAGTGTCATTACACAATCAGAAGCCTTGAGTGAGCGCAGGCGAAAAGCGTTGAATCGTATCATGACTGACCACTATGCTGACTGCGAAGCGCCGTGTAAAACCGCGTGTCCGGCTGGTGTCGATATTCAGTCTTATCTTTATCACATTGCTCAAAACGATCATCAGAAAGCGATAGAAGTCATTAAGCGTACCTTGCCGATGCCGCTTTCTATTGGTCGTGTTTGCCCTGCATTTTGCGAGTCTGAATGTCGGCGAGGTTTAGTGGATGACTCCATCGCCATTCGTCAGCTAAAACGTCATGCCGCTGATGCTGATCTCGCGATGCAAGAGAGTTATATCCCACCGAAAAAAGCCGATAAAGGGAAGCGAATCGCTGTTATCGGTAGCGGACCGGGTGGCTTGACGGCAGGTTATTATCTATCTAACGAAGGTTACAATGTCACGGTATTTGAGTCGATGCCAGAAGCAGGTGGTTGGCTACGCTACGGTATTCCTGAGTATCGTTTGCCGAAAAGCATTCTTGATAAAGAAATTGAACTGATGTGCCGCAATGGCATGACTGTTGAGTGTAACAAAAAGCTGGGTGTCGATTTTACACTGTCTAGTTTGAGTGAAGATTACGATGCCGTTTGTCTTGCTGTCGGCGCTTCAAAAGCGGTTGAAATGCACTATACCGGTAGTGATTTAGAAGGTTGCTATCTTGGTGTGGATTACCTAAAAGACTATGTGACCGAACATCACTATGTCACTGGTAAGAAAGTGGCCATTATTGGTGGTGGTAACACAGCAATCGACTGTGCCAGAACCGCTGTCAGAGATGGTGCAGATACGACATTGATCTATCGTCGTACGCGCGATGAGATGCCCGCTGAAGATTACGAGATTGAAGAAGCGGAGCACGAAGGTGTGAAGTTCCACTTTTTGACTAATCCTGTCGAAAACATTGCAGACGAACATGGCCGAGTAAAAGAGGTACGTTTAGAACGCATGAAGCTTGGTCCTGCGGACGCGTCTGGTCGCCGTAGCCCTCAGACCACTGGTGAATTTTTTACTGAAGCGTTTGATACCGTCATTGCCGCAGTTTCACAAAAGCCTGATCTCAGCTTTATGGAGAATGAAGCATTGGAGATCCCGCTGACTCGGTGGAATACCGCAGACGTTAACCCAGATACCATGCACAGTGGTGTCGGAAACATCTTTAGCATTGGTGATTTTCGTCGTGGTCCGGCTACCGCAGTAGAAGCTGTCGGTGATGGCCGTGTTGTGGCTGGTGCCATCGACCGATTCTTTAATGGCGACATGGAAAATATTCCAGTCACACCTTTCAATGCGCGCAAAGAGAAAAAGCTAAAGCAGCTTGATCCTATCCAATTTGAAAACATTCAGAAAATCAAACGCAAAATTATGCCTGAGCTTACGCCAGAGCAAAGAGCGCAAAGCTTTGCTGAGGTTGAGCTTGGTTTTGATAATGAAGAAGCCATGGCAGAAGCTGCCCGCTGTTTAGAGTGTGGTTGCCAAGCGAATACTGCCTGTGATTTGCGTGACTATTCCACGGAATACGGCGCTGAGCAAAGTTTCAATCACGCAGTTGAAATTCAGTCCAACGAGTATTGGCAAGCGCATCGCAGTAAAGAAACACGCCAGAAGTTTGAAATTGACCGCAGCTCAGAGTTTATCGTATTTGACGCTAACCGCTGTATCAGCTGTGGGCAGTGCGTTCAGGCTTGTCGCGATCAATCGGTGCATGGCATCTTAAGCTTTATGACCGATAAAAACGGTCGCCCAGCATCTCGTCCTGAATGTCGGCCAAACTTCGGTGCCAATGGGACCTTAATGGGTGACTCCAACTGTGTTCAATGTGGTGCGTGTGTGCAGGTTTGTCCAACGGGTGCAATTACCGATGCGCGCGACAGAGCGCAAGGTCGTATAGAGCACCTAAAAGCCGTCGATACGATATGTACCTATTGTGGTGTGGGCTGCAAACTCACCATGTATGTGGATGAGCAAGATAATCGAATTCGTTACGTGAAAGGCGCAGACTCACCAGTTAATGAAGGCATGCTGTGTGTGAAAGGGCGCTTTGGTTTTGACTTTATTGGCAGTGATGCTCGTCTCACCACGCCGCTAATTCGAAAAGATGGTTGGTTGCAACCAGCCAGTTGGGATGAAGCGATTGGTTTGATTGCAGAAAAGTTTACTGCAATTAAACAAGGTTTCGGCGGCAATGCATTAGCTGGTTTCTCATCAGCCAAAACGACCAATGAAGACAACTATGCGTTCCAGAAATTTATTCGTCGTGAACTTGGCACCAACAACGTTGATCACTGCGCACGTCTATGCCACGCATCTACAGTAACAGGGTTAGAAGCGTCATTAGGCAGTGGAGCAATGACCAATGATATTCCGAGCATCAAACATTCGGATGTCATTTTTATCATTGGCTCAGATACGACTGTCGCTCATCCCATCATCGGTTCACACATTAAACAAGCAGTGCGTCATCATGGTGCGCGTTTGATCGTTGCAGACCCTAAACGGATTGATATTGCAGATCATGCCGAGCTTTATATGGCGCACAGACCCGGTACGGATGTGATGTTGCTCAACGGTGTAATGCAACAGATCATCAAAAATGGTTGGTACGATCAAGATTATATCGAGGAGCGTGTTGATGGCTTCGATACCTTGCTGCAAGAAGTAATGTCACCGAATTATTCATTGGAAAAAGTTGAATTGGTGACTGGCGTTAAAGCCGAAGATATTTTTGCCATGGCGCGCATGATTGGCACCGCCGAGCGCACCGCCGTGTATTACTCCATGGGCATAACCCAACATACAACGGGGCATGACAACGTACGTTCGATTGCAAATCTGCAATTGCTGTGTGGCAACATTGGTATTGAAGGTGGTGGTATTAACCCACTTCGCGGTCAATCCAATGTGCAGGGCGCGTGTGATATGGGGGCATTGCCAAATAACTATCCGGGTTATCAGAAAGTGTATAACCCACTTATTCGCCAAAAGTTTGCGATGGAGTGGGATGCGCCTGACTTGCCTGCCGAATCGGGTCTAACTTTAACTGAAATCATCGATGCGGCGTGCAAGCGTGATGTTCGTGGTTTGTATGTGATGGGTGAAAATCCAGTATTGAGTGATCCTAACCAAGCTCACGTCATTGAAGGATTGGAAGCATTAGATTTCTTGGTGGTGCAAGATATCTTCCTGACTGAAACGGCGCAATATGCGGATGTTGTTTTACCATCTTGCTCGTTTGCAGAAAAGTCTGGCCACTTTACTAATACAGAGCGCCGTGTTCAGCGCGTTAACCCCGCTGTAAATCCACCGGGTGAGGCGAGAGAAGATTGGCGGATCATCCAATCAATTGCGGTTGCAATGGGCAGTGACTGGCACTACAAACATGTTTCAGAAATTACCAATGAAATTGCACGAGTCACTCCACAATATGGTGGCCTACGTTGGGAAAACATTACGATTGATGGTGTGCAGTGGCCAAGTAATAAGAACAATCCTGAAGGAACGCGCATCATGCACCGAACCCAGTTTACTCGTGGGCGAGGGCAGATGGAGGCGATTCCATTCCGTTATGCCGCTGAACTTCCTGATGAGGAATACCCACTTGTTCTAACCACGGGTCGAGTATTGGAGCAATTCCACACTGGTACCATGACGCGTAAAACTCAAGGGTTGAATAACCTTGCTGGGCCAAGAGCAATGATCAGTGTCGCAGATGCAGAAGCACTCGGCATCAATAACGGTCAGATGCTACGCGTATCAACCCGACGTGGGGAAATTGAAATCGCTGCGTTTGTGACCAAGCGAATGCAGAAAGGGGTTATTTTTATTCCGTTCCATTTTGTTGAGTCACCAGTCAATAGGTTGACGACAACAGCGACGGATCCACATGCAAAAATCCCAGAATTCAAAGTCGCAGCAGTCAAAGTAGAGCCGTTAGTCTCGGAACCTGTATGA
- a CDS encoding glycosyl hydrolase family 28-related protein, with translation MTNNTSSIKYYDTVATMRSDSTLSFGNFVKTHGYHDITDGGGNLYKITNENVFASIKLDNGLYAAPKVSGQRVNVRAFGAEGTGYGKPRVNDTEAFNLAFNYAASNGLSVYIPSGKYYITPIQINDIDSMVVEGDGQYLSQIGAHDDASNSNSPLLKFLPKDNYAGAAISGFSMRNLRIFANRTNYISHDEVFKGTFVEISSLWDKCRFQEVFFDGCHGSALRILKRDSSQTQSYNILEGVLIDHCAFLGTDKKAYPYTSAPLLDFPDGGLEVNIRDNKFYIQQEANDSLDMSSLEAYEAYNSRSAINMAGNTQGWEINGNHFIPGMNCAVIRIHNGQMHRIYGNSFERFGQYNEVLTEDDKKNIGLIVWDSIVARDQITGGLIENNRMVYPIVLEKKYRIRADHINIREFAVEAKEVDLSGARTCFCEFTKDVQRELLDSESERNTVVNHSGSISQFSNKVGLTRRDDTGSNQENESYPTLQFDYGVDAEGKRKIKAFIRQDEYGKRLTIATKEPEKEEQRAVLFSQGCTILPQYYDTEGVSLNGALRYVDGQLLFRTNNEWKVVNLTEL, from the coding sequence ATGACTAATAACACTTCTAGCATTAAATACTACGATACCGTTGCTACAATGCGCTCAGATTCCACGCTTTCATTCGGGAACTTTGTCAAAACACACGGCTACCATGACATCACTGATGGCGGTGGTAATTTATATAAGATCACAAACGAAAATGTGTTTGCTTCGATCAAATTAGATAATGGACTCTATGCAGCACCCAAAGTTTCAGGGCAACGTGTAAACGTTCGCGCATTTGGTGCTGAGGGAACAGGATATGGAAAACCAAGAGTCAATGACACGGAAGCTTTTAATCTTGCTTTCAATTATGCAGCAAGTAATGGTCTATCCGTTTATATACCTAGTGGAAAATATTATATAACGCCAATACAAATTAATGATATCGACTCAATGGTCGTCGAAGGCGATGGGCAGTACCTATCACAAATAGGTGCACATGACGATGCATCAAACAGCAATTCTCCGTTGCTAAAATTTCTTCCCAAAGATAACTATGCTGGGGCCGCAATTTCTGGATTTTCAATGCGTAATCTGCGTATTTTTGCAAACCGGACCAATTACATTAGTCATGACGAGGTATTTAAGGGTACATTTGTTGAGATCTCCAGCCTTTGGGATAAATGCCGTTTCCAAGAAGTTTTTTTTGACGGCTGCCATGGTAGTGCGTTACGTATTCTTAAGCGTGACTCTAGCCAAACCCAATCATATAACATACTCGAAGGTGTACTCATTGATCATTGTGCTTTCCTTGGTACAGATAAGAAAGCTTATCCATACACCTCTGCCCCGTTACTCGATTTCCCAGATGGCGGGCTAGAGGTCAATATCCGAGACAACAAGTTCTATATTCAACAAGAAGCGAATGATAGTCTCGATATGAGCTCACTAGAAGCATACGAGGCCTACAACTCACGTAGTGCAATCAATATGGCGGGAAATACGCAAGGTTGGGAAATTAACGGAAACCATTTTATCCCGGGTATGAATTGTGCTGTGATTCGTATTCATAATGGTCAAATGCATCGTATTTACGGCAACTCATTTGAACGTTTTGGCCAGTATAATGAAGTATTAACAGAAGACGATAAGAAGAATATTGGACTGATAGTCTGGGATAGTATTGTTGCCCGCGATCAAATAACAGGCGGTTTGATTGAAAACAATCGCATGGTGTATCCAATTGTTCTAGAAAAGAAATATCGAATCCGAGCTGATCATATTAATATTCGTGAGTTTGCAGTTGAGGCAAAAGAGGTTGATCTGTCTGGTGCAAGAACTTGTTTCTGCGAATTTACCAAAGATGTACAGCGAGAGTTATTAGATAGCGAATCTGAACGCAATACGGTAGTTAATCACAGTGGTTCGATTTCACAATTCTCCAATAAGGTAGGTCTTACACGACGCGATGATACAGGTTCTAACCAAGAGAATGAATCTTATCCAACTTTGCAATTCGATTACGGTGTGGATGCAGAAGGGAAGCGTAAAATAAAAGCGTTCATCAGACAGGACGAATACGGAAAGCGTCTAACCATCGCAACCAAGGAGCCTGAGAAAGAGGAGCAACGTGCTGTTCTTTTTTCTCAAGGCTGTACTATATTGCCACAATATTACGACACCGAAGGCGTAAGCCTAAATGGTGCTTTACGTTATGTAGATGGACAACTTCTGTTCAGAACTAATAATGAATGGAAAGTGGTAAATTTAACGGAGCTATAG